A portion of the Psilocybe cubensis strain MGC-MH-2018 chromosome 10, whole genome shotgun sequence genome contains these proteins:
- a CDS encoding Oxidase ustYa produces MTSHAMKHTVKVPLLLVISASVALIISLSVHLLSISLNVGAIFKPVSKTEAVLPIQIQPATLTISKAERFGLYSNESEWESILPMGDGFIYHPDDQKHYLVSHFHSLHCLRSFHRYLRMAMVSNPQNDGYTMLDIGHVHHCLIYLRQILLCNADLTLEPASHKQRTPDGKIVETVTGIDIAHRCTDWEQLWEYMGSNYEQYKDTYDN; encoded by the exons ATGACCAGCCACGCTATGAAGCACACGGTGAAGGTCCCTCTGCTCCTAGTGATATCTGCCTCAGTCGCCCTCATTATATCGCTTTCGGTGCACTTACTTAGCATTTCATTAAACGTTGGGGCAATATTCAAGCCCG TATCAAAGACGGAAGCCGTACTCCCAATTCAGATACAACCAGCTACATTGACAATTTCAAAAGCCGAGAGATTTGGTCTATATTCCAATGAATCGGAATGGGAGTCAATACTACCGATGGGCGATGGATTCATATACCACCCAGACGACCAGAAGCATTACCTCGTCTCCCATTTCCATAGTTTGCACTGTTTGCGGTCATTTCATCGCTACCTCAGGATGGCAATGGTATCCAACCCTCAAAACGACGGCTACACAATGCTTGATATCGGACACGTCCACCACTGTCTCATTTATCTTCGACAGATACTTCTCTGCAATGCCGATCTCACGCTAGAACCAGCCAGCCATAAACAGCGGACTCCAGATGGAAAGATAGTAGAGACAGTCACCGGAATCGATATTGCACATCGTTGCACGGACTGGGAGCAATTATGGGAATATATGGGAAGTAACTATGAGCAGTATAAGGATACCTACGACAATTAG